One window of Candidatus Mycobacterium wuenschmannii genomic DNA carries:
- a CDS encoding decaprenyl diphosphate synthase gives MRAERRRKSDFPQLAPAPDDYPVFPDTSKWPVDFPVLPPAPGGGPRRPPQHISKAVAPAIPADQLPNHVAIVMDGNGRWATQRGLPRVEGHKMGEAVVIDIVCGAIELGIKWLSLYAFSTENWKRSPDEVRFLMGFNRDVVSRRRVNLNEMGVKIRWVGSRPRLWRSVIHELALAEELTLKNDVITVNYCVNYGGRTEIAEAAREIARAAAAGKLNPDRVNEATIARHLQRPDIPDVDLLLRTSGEQRTSNFMLWQAAYAEYVFQDTLWPDYDRRNLWAACEEYALRNRRFGTA, from the coding sequence ATGAGGGCTGAGCGCAGACGGAAGTCCGACTTCCCGCAGCTCGCCCCGGCACCCGACGACTACCCGGTGTTCCCGGACACCTCAAAATGGCCGGTGGATTTCCCGGTGCTGCCACCCGCGCCGGGTGGCGGACCGCGCCGGCCGCCGCAGCACATCTCCAAGGCGGTCGCACCGGCTATCCCGGCGGATCAGCTACCCAATCATGTCGCGATCGTGATGGACGGCAACGGGCGCTGGGCCACCCAACGCGGTCTGCCCCGGGTCGAGGGCCACAAGATGGGCGAGGCCGTCGTCATCGACATCGTCTGCGGTGCAATCGAACTGGGCATCAAGTGGCTGAGCCTGTATGCGTTCTCCACCGAGAATTGGAAGCGGTCGCCCGACGAGGTCCGTTTCCTGATGGGCTTCAACCGCGACGTGGTGAGCCGTCGCCGGGTGAACCTCAACGAGATGGGCGTGAAGATCCGCTGGGTCGGATCGCGACCGCGGTTGTGGCGCAGCGTCATTCACGAACTGGCGCTCGCCGAGGAACTGACCCTCAAGAACGACGTCATCACCGTGAACTATTGCGTCAACTACGGTGGCCGCACCGAAATCGCCGAAGCAGCACGAGAAATCGCGCGTGCTGCGGCCGCGGGCAAGCTGAACCCGGACCGGGTCAACGAGGCGACCATCGCCCGGCATCTGCAGCGCCCGGACATTCCCGATGTGGACCTGCTGCTGCGCACCTCCGGGGAGCAGCGCACCAGTAATTTCATGCTCTGGCAGGCCGCCTACGCGGAGTACGTTTTTCAGGACACCCTTTGGCCTGACTACGAC